A genomic window from Mustela erminea isolate mMusErm1 chromosome 16, mMusErm1.Pri, whole genome shotgun sequence includes:
- the PUF60 gene encoding poly(U)-binding-splicing factor PUF60 isoform X7: protein MATATIALGTDSIKMENGQSTAAKLGLPPLTPEQQEALQKAKKYAMEQSIKSVLVKQTIAHQQQQLTNLQMAAVTMGFGDPLSPLQSMAAQRQRALAIMCRVYVGSIYYELGEDTIRQAFAPFGPIKSIDMSWDSVTMKHKGFAFVEYEVPEAAQLALEQMNSVMLGGRNIKVGRPSNIGQAQPIIDQLAEEARAFNRIYVASVHQDLSDDDIKSVFEAFGKIKSCTLARDPTTGKHKGYGFIEYEKAQSSQDAVSSMNLFDLGGQYLRVGKAVTPPMPLLTPASPGGLPPAAAVAAAAATAKITAQEAVAGAAVLGTLATPGLVSPALTLAQPLGALPQAVMAAQAPGVITGVTPARPPIPVTIPSVGVVNPILASPPTLGLLEPKKEKEEEELFPESERPEMLSEQEHMSISGSSARHMVMQKLLRKQESTVMVLRNMVDPKDIDDDLEGEVTEECGKFGAVNRVIIYQEKQGEEEDAEIIVKIFVEFSVASETHKAIQALNGRWFAGRKVVAEVYDQERFDNSDLSA from the exons GGGACGGACTCCATCAAGATGGAGAACGGGCAGAGCACAGCCGCGAAGCTGGGACTGCCTCCTCTGACGCCCGAGCAGCAAGAGGCCCTCCAGAAG GCCAAGAAGTACGCCATGGAGCAGAGCATCAAGAGCGTGCTGGTGAAGCAGACCATCGcgcaccagcagcagcagctcacCAACCTGCAG ATGGCAGCAGTGACAATGGGCTTTGGAGATCCTCTCTCACCTTTGCAATCG ATGGCAGCTCAGCGGCAGCGGGCACTGGCCATCATGTGCCGGGTCTACGTGGGGTCCATCTACTATGAGCTTGGGGAGGACACCATCCGCCAGGCTTTTGCTCCCTTTGGACCCATCAAGAGCATTGACATGTCCTGGGACTCCGTCACCATGAAGCACAAG GGCTTTGCCTTTGTGGAGTACGAGGTCCCGGAAGCTGCTCAGCTCGCCTTGGAGCAGATGAACTCGGTGATGCTAGGAGGCAGGAATATCAAG gtgGGCAGACCCAGTAACATAGGCCAGGCCCAGCCCATCATAGACCAGCTGGCTGAGGAGGCTCGAGCTTTCAACCGCATCTACGTGGCGTCCGTGCACCAGGACCTTTCAGATGATGACATCAAGAGCGTCTTTGAGGCCTTTGGCAAGATCAAATCTTGCACGCTTGCCCGGGACCCTACGACTGGCAAGCACAAGGGTTATGGTTTCATCG AGTATGAGAAGGCCCAGTCGTCCCAGGATGCCGTGTCTTCCATGAACCTCTTTGATCTGGGAGGCCAGTACTTGCGAGTGGGCAAGGCTGTCACCCCCCCCATGCCCCTGCTCACACCTGCCAGCCCTGGAGGCCTCCCGCCTGCTGCGGCTGTGGCCGCCGCTGCCGCCACAGCCAAGATCACCGCTCAG GAAGCAGTGGCTGGAGCAGCGGTGCTGGGTACCCTGGCCACGCCTGGACTGGTCTCCCCCGCACTGACTCTGGCCCAGCCTCTGGGGGCTTTGCCCCAGGCAGTCATGGCTGCCCAGGCCCCAGGAGTCATCACAG GTGTGACCCCAGCCCGGCCTCCCATTCCGGTGACCATCCCCTCTGTGGGAGTGGTCAACCCCATCCTGGCCAGCCCTCCAACGCTGGGTCTCCTGGAGcccaagaaggagaaggaagaggaggagctgtTCCCCGAATCGGAGCGGCCGGAGATGCTGAGCGAGCAGGAGCACATGAGCATCTCCGGCAGCAGCGCCCGCCACATGGTGATGCAGAAGCTGCTGCGCAAGCAGGAG TCCACAGTGATGGTTCTGCGCAACATGGTGGACCCCAAGGACATCGATGATGACCTGGAGGGGGAGGTGACCGAGGAGTGTGGCAAGTTCGGTGCTGTCAACCGCGTCATCATCTACCAGGAGAAGCAAGGCGAGGAGGAGGACGCGGAGATCATCGTCAAGATTTTTGTGGAGTTCTCCGTAGCCTCTGAGACTCACAAGGCCATCCAGGCCCTCAATGGGCGCTGGTTTGCCGGTCGCAAGGTGGTGGCTGAAGTGTATGACCAGGAGCGTTTTGATAACAGTGACCTTTCCGCGTGA
- the PUF60 gene encoding poly(U)-binding-splicing factor PUF60 isoform X1, which translates to MMGPVCDGSVGRWLRQVNGQQGGGSEPAAAAVVAAGDRWKPPQGTDSIKMENGQSTAAKLGLPPLTPEQQEALQKAKKYAMEQSIKSVLVKQTIAHQQQQLTNLQMAAVTMGFGDPLSPLQSMAAQRQRALAIMCRVYVGSIYYELGEDTIRQAFAPFGPIKSIDMSWDSVTMKHKGFAFVEYEVPEAAQLALEQMNSVMLGGRNIKVGRPSNIGQAQPIIDQLAEEARAFNRIYVASVHQDLSDDDIKSVFEAFGKIKSCTLARDPTTGKHKGYGFIEYEKAQSSQDAVSSMNLFDLGGQYLRVGKAVTPPMPLLTPASPGGLPPAAAVAAAAATAKITAQEAVAGAAVLGTLATPGLVSPALTLAQPLGALPQAVMAAQAPGVITGVTPARPPIPVTIPSVGVVNPILASPPTLGLLEPKKEKEEEELFPESERPEMLSEQEHMSISGSSARHMVMQKLLRKQESTVMVLRNMVDPKDIDDDLEGEVTEECGKFGAVNRVIIYQEKQGEEEDAEIIVKIFVEFSVASETHKAIQALNGRWFAGRKVVAEVYDQERFDNSDLSA; encoded by the exons CAGGTCAATGGCCAGCAAGGAGGGGGGTCCgagccggcggcggcggcagtgGTGGCAGCGGGAGACAGATGGAAACCTCCACAG GGGACGGACTCCATCAAGATGGAGAACGGGCAGAGCACAGCCGCGAAGCTGGGACTGCCTCCTCTGACGCCCGAGCAGCAAGAGGCCCTCCAGAAG GCCAAGAAGTACGCCATGGAGCAGAGCATCAAGAGCGTGCTGGTGAAGCAGACCATCGcgcaccagcagcagcagctcacCAACCTGCAG ATGGCAGCAGTGACAATGGGCTTTGGAGATCCTCTCTCACCTTTGCAATCG ATGGCAGCTCAGCGGCAGCGGGCACTGGCCATCATGTGCCGGGTCTACGTGGGGTCCATCTACTATGAGCTTGGGGAGGACACCATCCGCCAGGCTTTTGCTCCCTTTGGACCCATCAAGAGCATTGACATGTCCTGGGACTCCGTCACCATGAAGCACAAG GGCTTTGCCTTTGTGGAGTACGAGGTCCCGGAAGCTGCTCAGCTCGCCTTGGAGCAGATGAACTCGGTGATGCTAGGAGGCAGGAATATCAAG gtgGGCAGACCCAGTAACATAGGCCAGGCCCAGCCCATCATAGACCAGCTGGCTGAGGAGGCTCGAGCTTTCAACCGCATCTACGTGGCGTCCGTGCACCAGGACCTTTCAGATGATGACATCAAGAGCGTCTTTGAGGCCTTTGGCAAGATCAAATCTTGCACGCTTGCCCGGGACCCTACGACTGGCAAGCACAAGGGTTATGGTTTCATCG AGTATGAGAAGGCCCAGTCGTCCCAGGATGCCGTGTCTTCCATGAACCTCTTTGATCTGGGAGGCCAGTACTTGCGAGTGGGCAAGGCTGTCACCCCCCCCATGCCCCTGCTCACACCTGCCAGCCCTGGAGGCCTCCCGCCTGCTGCGGCTGTGGCCGCCGCTGCCGCCACAGCCAAGATCACCGCTCAG GAAGCAGTGGCTGGAGCAGCGGTGCTGGGTACCCTGGCCACGCCTGGACTGGTCTCCCCCGCACTGACTCTGGCCCAGCCTCTGGGGGCTTTGCCCCAGGCAGTCATGGCTGCCCAGGCCCCAGGAGTCATCACAG GTGTGACCCCAGCCCGGCCTCCCATTCCGGTGACCATCCCCTCTGTGGGAGTGGTCAACCCCATCCTGGCCAGCCCTCCAACGCTGGGTCTCCTGGAGcccaagaaggagaaggaagaggaggagctgtTCCCCGAATCGGAGCGGCCGGAGATGCTGAGCGAGCAGGAGCACATGAGCATCTCCGGCAGCAGCGCCCGCCACATGGTGATGCAGAAGCTGCTGCGCAAGCAGGAG TCCACAGTGATGGTTCTGCGCAACATGGTGGACCCCAAGGACATCGATGATGACCTGGAGGGGGAGGTGACCGAGGAGTGTGGCAAGTTCGGTGCTGTCAACCGCGTCATCATCTACCAGGAGAAGCAAGGCGAGGAGGAGGACGCGGAGATCATCGTCAAGATTTTTGTGGAGTTCTCCGTAGCCTCTGAGACTCACAAGGCCATCCAGGCCCTCAATGGGCGCTGGTTTGCCGGTCGCAAGGTGGTGGCTGAAGTGTATGACCAGGAGCGTTTTGATAACAGTGACCTTTCCGCGTGA